One part of the Phragmites australis chromosome 3, lpPhrAust1.1, whole genome shotgun sequence genome encodes these proteins:
- the LOC133913299 gene encoding uncharacterized protein LOC133913299 isoform X2: MPDATGLGMGHKGSKGTPMPGMEDCTTKDLEKVPAPLEVIKSSVGSDEDLGGGPALTGKKRKGGAKGSVVENGSMTKRVLRSDSMKLRADAETAGGVAMEFSKSDSLERNHCEAIVEADASGVLTVNTYNGEEDRELGNVNASEVSEESARCSENNVEISGVAVMESSQGNGLGTQGSIAELDDKRVRSNETISTDEKISAVTHDEQDESMAGTSSLSIDESQADKVGHGPCQGEVTDPSAVANDDKTSTGLSRINPTSGSESVEQEDTVFCTEGVVLHSSDQKVGKHSHNDDVRKTEVSLIEDERCTVDNRTDITECTKQEGRGSLVNETKDVSQRDIVFTRRNSITRQTCEAKQVKCEEEMRFEKRVTRSSTVRQKEASGSSCKTTTNEAKLGSKGMKGDALAHYTRKVSSMVSPKAQHTELVELNTSAKKQTVKGKVVDQRDSDVTGHADHANTTENEESENEIKINLKSQQLRRSISIVKKTAEVAAPAVDQNISGSAITERNDTEHTDSDGVKSENKTPVQKPALSVGAKIVASKKRILESGLDKLAGRSPVAMPSKKKPRDASSDTEIEQPNKSSGEKLVGKNCGSDNKRVLRERQHRKQTANSSRSSNHSNQNASKLTHAESDDDETGSDTSYRRTRSGRSRGADPLVLKKLEDSSDSQEVVIVRKNQQKGKDSEHKQMAGSKLKHSSCPSKAGRLGRPILTKSESSSLSLQAGNGKVKAPEGKGKVDRAVSPSEQINTGSLREEKKKISEQIKAILLDAGWTIDLRPRNGRDYKDSVYIPPSGKGSYWSVTKAYYAFREGVESEKKDRSKSSVSKKSAGSIRERHASSSSGCSLTEDILSKLKRVVVHRRTTKVELQKLRKKKHGLLNKFKKSKGKSKEKKNKITYSRRLHLGNERKKRGGCALLARGSNKESGSGTDGFVPYEWKRTIFSWLIDLDVLSVNTNLKCMDESRSKVLLEGIVTRDGINCSCCNKVLSVLEFVAHGGGEVKKPYRNILVDGLDIDLLHCLVNAWNKQSDSERQAFFPISIEGDDPNDDTCGICGDGGNLICCDGCPSTFHMSCLGLEALPSDDWCCANCSCKFCHEHSSHDAEDIADVDSSLHTCSQCEEKYHQACSPEIDSITSVSGQSGNLFCQQSCRLLFEELQNLLAVKKDLEPEFSCRVVQHIHEDIPKTVLALDERVECNSKIAVALSLMDECFLPIVDQRTGINLIRNVVYGCGSNFVRLDFRGFYIFILERGDEIIAAASIRIHGTKLAEMPFIGTRNMYRRQGMCRRLLDGIEMILSSLNVEKLIIPAITELVDTWTSKFGFSPLEVSHKQEVKSISMLVFPGTGLLQKPLLKKALPDEHLCSQGAGAVSSAYKTGKPYDVANEHTLCSVANADPLGSEVTEYVNSSKNADGTCDDE, translated from the exons ATGCCCGACGCCACT GGGCTTGGAATGGGTCATAAAGGCTCTAAGGGAACTCCAATGCCAGGAATGGAAGACTGCACGACAAAGGATTTGGAGAAGGTTCCTGCCCCCTTGGAGGTGATCAAGTCATCCGTTGGCAGTGACGAGGATCTTGGTGGAGGGCCCGCTCTGACTGGGAAGAAAAGGAAGGGTGGTGCGAAGGGTTCTGTGGTTGAGAATGGGAGCATGACAAAGAGAGTTTTGAGGTCCGACTCCATGAAGCTGCGTGCGGATGCTGAGACAGCGGGTGGAGTGGCCATGGAGTTTAGCAAAAGTGACAGTTTGGAGAGGAATCACTGTGAGGCTATTGTGGAGGCTGATGCAAGCGGGGTGCTGACAGTTAATACTTACAATGGCGAGGAAGACAGGGAACTGGGTAATGTGAACGCGAGTGAAGTTTCTGAAGAGTCAGCTAGGTGTTCTGAGAATAATGTGGAAATTTCTGGTGTTGCTGTGATGGAATCTTCTCAAGGGAATGGCTTAGGCACTCAAGGCAGCATTGCAGAATTAGATGATAAGAGAGTCAGATCAAATGAAACAATCTCCACTGATGAGAAGATCTCCGCTGTAACTCATGACGAGCAGGATGAGTCTATGGCTGGAACAAGCAGTTTGAGTATTGATGAGTCCCAAGCTGACAAGGTGGGCCATGGGCCTTGCCAGGGTGAGGTCACAGACCCATCAGCCGTTGCAAATGATGACAAAACTAGTACGGGTTTGAGCAGAATCAATCCTACCAGTGGATCAGAATCTGTTGAACAGGAGGATACTGTGTTTTGTACTGAGGGAGTGGTACTCCATAGCAGTGATCAGAAAGTTGGGAAGCATTCTCACAATGACGATGTACGGAAAACTGAGGTTTCTTTGATTGAGGATGAAAGATGCACAGTAGATAACCGCACTGATATAACTGAGTGCACTAAGCAGGAGGGGAGGGGCAGCCTTGTGAATGAAACCAAGGATGTTTCACAACGTGACATTGTCTTTACAAGGAGAAACTCGATTACTAGACAAACATGTGAGGCGAAGCAGGTGAAATGTGAAGAGGAGATGCGATTTGAGAAGCGAGTTACAAGGTCATCTACAGTTAGACAGAAAGAAGCTTCTGgaagctcatgcaaaactacCACAAATGAGGCTAAGTTAGGAAGCAAAGGGATGAAGGGAGATGCCCTTGCTCACTATACAAGGAAAGTGAGCAGTATGGTATCCCCAAAAGCTCAGCACACTGAGCTGGTAGAACTTAATACCAGTGCGAAGAAGCAAACAGTAAAAGGAAAGGTTGTTGATCAGAGGGACTCAGATGTCACTGGGCATGCTGATCATGCGAATACCACAGAAAACGAGGAATCGGAAAATGAAATAAAGATCAATTTAAAGTCGCAACAACTCAGAAGAAGTATCAGCATTGTTAAGAAAACAGCTGAAGTCGCTGCTCCTGCGGTGGATCAGAACATCTCTGGTTCAGCCATCACTGAAAGAAATGATACAGAGCATACGGATTCTGATGGAGTTAAATCTGAAAACAAGACTCCTGTGCAGAAACCAGCATTGTCAGTTGGTGCGAAGATTGTTGCCAGTAAGAAGAGAATATTGGAATCAGGGCTTGATAAACTTGCTGGAAGGTCACCAGTTGCCATGCCATCCAAGAAAAAGCCAAGAGATGCATCTTCTGATACCGAGATAGAGCAACCAAATAAGTCTTCTGGAGAGAAACTTGTTGGGAAGAACTGTGGTTCAGACAATAAACGTGTTTTGAGGGAGCGGCAGCATCGCAAACAAACAGCCAATTCAAGCAGATCTTCTAACCACTCTAATCAAAATGCATCTAAGCTGACACACGCTGAATCTGATGATGATGAGACTGGCAGCGATACTTCCTACAGGAGAACTCGTAGTGGACGTAGTCGTGGTGCTGACCCTCTGGTCCTGAAAAAACTAGAGGACTCTAGTGATTCTCAAGAAGTCGTTATAGTGAGGAAAAATCAGCAAAAAGGGAAAGATTCTGAGCATAAACAAATGGCCGGATCTAAGTTGAAGCATTCTTCTTGTCCTTCCAAAGCAGGTCGTTTGGGCAGACCTATTCTGACTAAATCTGAATCTAGCTCCTTATCTCTGCAAGCAGGAAACGGGAAAGTGAAGGCGCCTGAAGGTAAGGGAAAGGTAGACAGGGCTGTAAGCCCAAGTGAGCAGATAAATACAGGAAGCCTTcgcgaagaaaagaaaaaaataagtgaACAGATAAAGGCAATACTTCTGGATGCTGGTTGGACGATTGATTTAAGACCCAGGAATGGCAGAGATTACAAGGATTCCGTGTATATACCTCCTAGTGGCAAAGGATCTTACTGGTCAGTCACAAAAGCATATTATGCGTTTCGTGAAGGTGTGGAATCTGAAAAAAAGGACCGTTCTAAAAGTAGTGTATCAAAAAAGTCTGCTGGTAGCATTCGCGAAAGGCATGCCTCTAGTTCTTCAGGGTGTTCTTTAACAGAGGATATCCTTAGCAAATTAAAAAGAGTTGTTGTGCACAGGCGGACGACCAAAGTAGAGCTTCAGAAGTTGAGAAAGAAGAAACATGGTTTGCTGAATAAGTTTAAGAAATCTAAGGGCAAGtcaaaggaaaagaagaataaGATTACATATTCAAGAAGGCTGCATTTAGGCAATGAAAGAAAAAAGCGAGGTGGCTGTGCTCTACTTGCTCGTGGATCAAACAAGGAGTCTGGAAGCGGCACTGATGGTTTTGTTCCATATGAATGGAAACGCACAATTTTCTCCTGGTTGATTGATCTAGATGTTCTATCAGTCAACACTAACCTTAAATGTATGGATGAAAGCCGCTCAAAAGTTTTACTAGAGGGTATAGTCACTAGGGATGGGATTAATTGCAGCTGCTGTAACAAGGTCCTTTCAGTACTTGAATTTGTGGCTCATGGTGGTGGTGAAGTGAAGAAGCCATACAGAAATATACTTGTAGATGGGCTGGACATTGACCTTTTACATTGTCTCGTTAATGCGTGGAATAAGCAATCTGATTCTGAAAGGCAGGCTTTCTTTCCTATTAGCATCGAGGGTGATGACCCGAATGATGACACATGTGGTATTTGCGGCGATGGAGGCAATTTGATCTGCTGTGATGGATGCCCCTCGACATTCCACATGAGTTGTCTAGGACTGGAG GCGCTTCCCTCTGATGACTGGTGTTGTGCAAACTGCTCATGTAAATTTTGTCATGAACATTCTAGTCATGACGCTGAAGACATTGCTGATGTTGATTCTTCATTGCATACTTGTTCCCAGTGCGAAGAGAAGT ATCACCAAGCCTGCTCTCCTGAGATTGATTCCATAACCAGCGTTTCCGGTCAGTCAGGCAATTTATTCTGCCAACAAAGTTGCAGACTG CTGTTTGAGGAATTGCAGAATCTTCTTGCAGTTAAGAAGGATCTTGAACCAGAATTTTCATGCAGAGTTGTTCAACACATCCATGAAGATATACCAAAAACAGTCCTTGCTTTGGATGAAAGGGTTGAGTGTAACTCCAAGATTGCTGTTGCGCTTTCCTTAATGGATGAGTGCTTTCTTCCAATTGTTGACCAGAGAACTGGCATCAACTTGATTCGCAATGTTGTGTATGGCTGTGG ATCAAATTTCGTTCGACTGGATTTCCGTGGAttctatatatttattttggaaCGGGGAGACGAAATAATAGCTGCAGCATCTATCAG AATACATGGAACCAAGTTAGCCGAGATGCCATTCATTGGTACCCGGAATATGTATAGGCGCCAAGGGATGTGCCGTCGACTTCTAGATGGAATCGAAATG atcctcagctctctcaatgTTGAGAAGTTGATCATTCCTGCTATCACAGAACTTGTGGACACCTGGACATCTAAATTTGGATTTAGTCCACTTGAAGTTTCTCACAAGCAAGAAGTGAAGTCTATTAGCATGCTAGTTTTTCCAGGTACAGGTCTTCTTCAAAAGCCATTGCTGAAGAAAGCTTTACCTGACGAACACCTATGTTCCCAAGGAG CTGGTGCTGTTTCCTCTGCATACAAGACCGGGAAACCATATGATGTGGCCAATGAACATACTCTTTGCTCTGTTGCAAATGCTGACCCCCTAGGTTCGGAGGTCACAGAGTATGTGAACAGCAGCAAAAATGCTGACGGTACTTGCGACG ACGAGTAA